Proteins from a single region of Streptomyces spectabilis:
- a CDS encoding magnesium and cobalt transport protein CorA, translating to MSMIRDLRAAVRPSLRKESGAYSSYDTTRDPRAASAVVDCAVYRDGRRVSCDETLTPHEAMLQVRRDGGFAWIGLHEPTEAEFAGIAAEFGLHPLAVEDAVHAHQRPKLERYDDTLFTVFKTIHYVEHAELTATSEVVETGEVMCFTGRDFFITVRHGGHGSLRALRRRLQDEPELLAKGPSAVLHTIADHVVDGYLAVADAMQVDIDDVENEVFAATGKGVSRGVDAGRIYQLKREVLEFKRAVQPLLRPMQLLSERPMRLVDPDIQKYFRDVADHLARVQEQVLGFDELLNSILQANLAQAAVAQNEDMRKITSWAAIIAVPTAVCGVYGMNFDHMPELHWRYGYPMVLGLIATVCYTIHRTLKRNGWL from the coding sequence ATGTCGATGATCCGCGACCTGCGCGCCGCAGTCCGCCCCTCCCTGCGCAAGGAGAGCGGCGCCTACAGCTCGTACGACACCACCCGCGACCCCCGCGCCGCGTCCGCCGTCGTCGACTGCGCCGTCTACCGCGACGGCCGCCGCGTGTCCTGCGACGAGACCCTCACGCCGCACGAGGCCATGCTCCAGGTCCGCCGCGACGGCGGCTTCGCCTGGATCGGCCTGCACGAGCCGACGGAGGCCGAATTCGCGGGCATCGCCGCCGAGTTCGGGCTGCACCCGCTGGCCGTCGAGGACGCCGTCCACGCCCACCAGCGGCCCAAGCTGGAGCGCTACGACGACACCCTGTTCACGGTCTTCAAGACCATCCACTACGTGGAGCACGCCGAGCTGACCGCCACCAGCGAGGTCGTGGAGACCGGCGAGGTCATGTGCTTCACCGGCCGGGACTTCTTCATCACCGTCCGGCACGGCGGCCACGGCTCGCTGCGCGCGCTGCGCCGCCGCCTCCAGGACGAGCCCGAGCTGCTCGCCAAGGGCCCCTCCGCGGTCCTGCACACCATCGCCGACCACGTCGTCGACGGCTATCTGGCGGTCGCCGACGCGATGCAGGTCGACATCGACGACGTCGAGAACGAGGTCTTCGCGGCCACCGGCAAGGGCGTCTCGCGCGGTGTCGACGCCGGCCGGATCTACCAGCTCAAGCGCGAGGTCCTGGAGTTCAAGCGGGCCGTGCAGCCGCTGCTGCGCCCGATGCAGCTGCTCTCCGAGCGCCCCATGCGGCTCGTCGACCCCGACATCCAGAAGTACTTCCGCGACGTCGCCGACCACCTCGCCCGGGTCCAGGAGCAGGTCCTCGGCTTCGACGAACTGCTCAACTCGATCCTCCAGGCCAACCTCGCACAGGCCGCCGTCGCGCAGAACGAGGACATGCGCAAGATCACGTCCTGGGCGGCCATCATCGCCGTGCCGACGGCCGTGTGCGGCGTCTACGGCATGAACTTCGACCACATGCCCGAACTGCACTGGCGCTACGGCTACCCGATGGTGCTCGGCCTGATCGCCACGGTCTGCTACACGATCCACCGCACCCTGAAGCGGAACGGCTGGCTGTGA
- a CDS encoding suppressor of fused domain protein, whose protein sequence is MADVLALVEARLREALGEPDARASVTFLGTDRVEVLRFPAENRGRAVRYATLGMSAQPMSDPTAVLADPVKGPRAELVLSVKGGVADTDKVLRPLAVLAASPQVEGLVVAPGSSLDVGEPLWPGAPFTSVLVAEPGGLVADLDLDEPMEPVRFLPLLPMTPNEAAWKRVHGAQALQERWLNKGTDLRDPLRAGVALD, encoded by the coding sequence ATGGCTGATGTTCTTGCTCTGGTCGAGGCCCGGTTGCGCGAAGCCCTGGGGGAGCCCGACGCCCGCGCGTCGGTGACGTTCCTCGGCACGGACCGCGTCGAGGTCCTGCGCTTTCCGGCCGAAAACCGGGGCCGGGCCGTGCGGTACGCGACCCTCGGGATGTCCGCCCAGCCGATGTCCGATCCGACGGCCGTGCTCGCCGACCCGGTGAAGGGCCCCCGCGCGGAGCTGGTCCTCTCCGTCAAGGGCGGCGTCGCCGACACCGACAAGGTGCTCAGGCCGCTGGCCGTGCTCGCCGCGTCGCCGCAGGTCGAAGGGCTCGTGGTGGCCCCCGGCAGCTCGCTGGACGTGGGGGAGCCGCTGTGGCCGGGCGCGCCCTTCACCTCGGTGCTCGTCGCCGAGCCCGGCGGCCTGGTGGCGGACCTGGACCTGGACGAGCCGATGGAGCCCGTACGGTTCCTGCCGCTGCTCCCGATGACGCCGAACGAGGCGGCCTGGAAGCGGGTGCACGGCGCGCAGGCCCTCCAGGAGCGCTGGCTGAACAAGGGCACGGACCTGCGCGACCCGCTGCGCGCGGGCGTGGCCCTCGACTAG
- a CDS encoding DUF6758 family protein, translating into MRGEPSCPKCGGRVRAPGLFADSWQCDVHGTVHPLQPVIPPSVEALSVVVHRAQVPVWMPWPLPVGWLFTGVACAGDDRGGGRATAVACSGPAPLGGVGELILVAEELGIGLGARYAGIDGPDPGPGMNVGKPPAAKVLAAGRPTPMWHVSGTPEDRAVFAGEACGLWLWAIAWPEQSGLLMYDELVLTDLRDAGAEVELLPCGALSPRLLTP; encoded by the coding sequence ATGAGGGGCGAACCCAGTTGCCCGAAGTGTGGTGGCCGGGTCAGGGCTCCCGGCCTCTTTGCCGACTCCTGGCAGTGTGACGTGCACGGGACCGTGCATCCGCTGCAGCCCGTGATCCCGCCCAGCGTCGAGGCCCTCAGCGTCGTGGTGCACCGCGCGCAGGTGCCGGTGTGGATGCCCTGGCCACTGCCCGTCGGCTGGCTCTTCACCGGCGTGGCCTGCGCGGGCGACGACCGCGGCGGCGGCCGGGCGACCGCGGTGGCCTGCTCGGGGCCCGCCCCGCTCGGCGGCGTCGGCGAACTCATCCTGGTCGCCGAGGAGTTGGGCATCGGCCTCGGCGCGCGCTACGCGGGCATCGACGGCCCCGACCCCGGCCCCGGCATGAACGTGGGCAAGCCGCCCGCCGCCAAGGTCCTCGCGGCCGGGCGCCCGACGCCCATGTGGCACGTGTCCGGCACCCCGGAGGACCGCGCCGTCTTCGCGGGCGAGGCGTGCGGCCTGTGGCTGTGGGCGATCGCGTGGCCGGAGCAGTCGGGGCTCCTGATGTACGACGAGCTGGTGCTCACGGACCTGCGGGACGCGGGGGCCGAGGTCGAGCTGCTGCCGTGCGGGGCGCTGTCGCCGCGGCTGCTGACGCCGTAG
- a CDS encoding PHP domain-containing protein — MRIDLHTHSTASDGTDTPAELVRNAAAAGLDVVALTDHDTTRGHAEAVAALPPGLTLVTGAELSCRLDGVGLHMLAYLFDPDEPELARARELVRDDRVPRARTMVRKLQELGVPVTWEQVARIAGDGSVGRPHVAEALVELGVVAGVSDAFTPEWLADGGRAHAEKTELDPFEAIRLVKAAGGVTVFAHPAAAQRGKVVPESAIAELAAAGLDGIEVDHPEQLAYAPEAGPRLRGLAADLGLLVTGSSDYHGSRKTVSLGEYTTDPEIYGEITRRATGAFPVPGAGGDLPA, encoded by the coding sequence GTGCGCATCGATCTGCACACCCACTCCACCGCTTCCGACGGCACGGACACCCCCGCCGAGCTCGTGCGCAACGCCGCCGCCGCGGGGCTCGACGTCGTCGCCCTGACCGACCACGACACCACGCGCGGCCACGCCGAGGCCGTCGCCGCGCTGCCGCCGGGCCTGACCCTCGTCACCGGGGCCGAGCTGTCCTGCCGCCTCGACGGCGTGGGCCTGCACATGCTGGCGTACCTCTTCGACCCGGACGAGCCGGAGCTGGCCCGCGCGCGCGAGCTGGTGCGCGACGACCGGGTGCCGCGCGCGCGGACGATGGTCCGCAAGCTCCAGGAGCTCGGCGTCCCGGTGACCTGGGAGCAGGTCGCGCGGATCGCGGGCGACGGCTCCGTGGGCCGCCCGCACGTCGCCGAGGCCCTCGTGGAGCTCGGCGTCGTCGCCGGCGTCTCGGACGCGTTCACGCCCGAGTGGCTCGCGGACGGCGGGCGCGCGCACGCGGAGAAGACCGAGCTCGACCCCTTCGAGGCGATCCGCCTGGTCAAGGCCGCGGGCGGCGTCACCGTCTTCGCGCACCCGGCCGCCGCCCAGCGCGGCAAGGTCGTCCCGGAGTCCGCGATAGCCGAGCTGGCCGCGGCCGGTCTCGACGGCATCGAGGTCGACCACCCCGAGCAGCTGGCGTACGCCCCCGAGGCGGGCCCGCGGCTCCGCGGCCTCGCCGCCGACCTCGGCCTGCTCGTGACCGGCTCCAGTGACTACCACGGCAGCCGCAAGACCGTCTCGCTCGGTGAGTACACCACCGACCCCGAGATCTACGGCGAGATCACGCGCCGCGCCACCGGGGCGTTCCCGGTTCCGGGCGCGGGCGGAGACCTGCCCGCCTAG
- a CDS encoding MarC family protein has product MFDVAVFGSLFLTLFVIMDPPGITPIFLALTSGRPAKVQKKMAFQAVCVAFGVIAVFGVVGQQILDYLHVSTQALMIAGGLLLLLVALDLLTGKTDEPKQTKDVNVALVPLGMPLLAGPGAIVQVILAVQHASAAEQVSVWAAILAIHVVLFLAMRFSLLIIRVIKDGGVVLVTRLAGMMLSAIAVQQIVNGVTQIIRGG; this is encoded by the coding sequence GTGTTCGACGTCGCCGTTTTCGGATCTCTCTTCCTCACCCTTTTTGTCATCATGGATCCCCCTGGGATCACGCCGATCTTCCTCGCCCTGACCTCGGGCCGCCCCGCCAAGGTGCAGAAGAAGATGGCCTTCCAGGCCGTCTGCGTGGCCTTCGGGGTCATCGCCGTGTTCGGCGTCGTCGGCCAGCAGATCCTCGACTATCTGCACGTGTCGACGCAGGCGCTGATGATCGCGGGCGGGCTGCTCCTGCTGCTCGTCGCGCTCGACCTGCTCACCGGCAAGACCGACGAGCCCAAACAGACCAAGGACGTGAACGTCGCGCTCGTGCCGCTCGGCATGCCGCTGCTCGCCGGGCCCGGCGCGATCGTCCAGGTGATCCTGGCCGTCCAGCACGCCAGTGCCGCGGAGCAGGTCTCGGTCTGGGCGGCGATCCTCGCCATCCACGTGGTGCTGTTCCTCGCGATGCGCTTCTCGCTGCTGATCATCCGGGTCATCAAGGACGGCGGCGTGGTCCTGGTGACGCGTCTCGCGGGCATGATGCTGTCGGCCATCGCGGTGCAGCAGATCGTCAACGGCGTCACCCAGATCATCCGGGGCGGCTGA
- a CDS encoding NYN domain-containing protein, with the protein MDTDETLHETGEVNALLVRANGLLERMLAEVAKTPSTHAIFVDAGYLYAAAGRLAVGTEDRRAFDLDAEGLIDALIDKARTIFADSRLLRVYWYDGARRRIHTTEQQSIAELPDVKVRLGNLNANNQQKGVDSLIRSDLESLARHRAISDAALIGGDEDLVSAVEAAQGYGARVHLWGIEAPDGRNQAEPLLWEVDSQRTFDADFFKPYITRRSPLPYEGAVAASRPSRDDVRFVGAQISAKWLSARGREALVGLLPGHPYLPGSVDQELLVEAERLLDYSLRGQSDLRRVLRDGFWEHLQKCY; encoded by the coding sequence ATGGACACGGACGAGACCCTCCACGAGACCGGCGAGGTCAACGCCTTACTGGTGCGCGCCAACGGGCTGCTCGAGCGCATGCTCGCCGAGGTGGCGAAGACCCCGTCGACGCACGCGATCTTCGTCGACGCCGGCTATCTGTACGCCGCCGCGGGGCGCCTCGCCGTGGGCACCGAGGACCGGCGCGCCTTCGACCTGGACGCGGAAGGGCTCATCGACGCGCTCATCGACAAGGCACGCACGATCTTCGCCGACAGCAGGCTGCTGCGCGTGTACTGGTACGACGGCGCCCGGCGGCGCATCCACACCACCGAGCAGCAGTCCATCGCCGAACTGCCCGACGTCAAGGTGCGGCTCGGCAACCTCAACGCCAACAACCAGCAAAAGGGCGTCGACTCGCTGATCCGCAGCGATCTGGAGTCCCTGGCCCGGCACCGGGCCATCAGCGACGCCGCGCTCATCGGCGGCGACGAGGACCTGGTGTCGGCGGTCGAGGCGGCGCAGGGGTACGGCGCGCGCGTCCACCTGTGGGGCATCGAGGCCCCCGACGGGCGCAACCAGGCGGAGCCGCTGCTGTGGGAGGTCGACAGCCAGCGCACGTTCGACGCCGACTTCTTCAAGCCGTACATCACACGCCGTTCCCCCCTGCCCTACGAGGGCGCGGTGGCGGCCTCCCGGCCCTCGCGGGACGACGTGCGCTTCGTCGGCGCGCAGATCTCCGCGAAGTGGCTGTCGGCACGGGGCCGCGAGGCCCTCGTGGGCCTGCTGCCCGGCCACCCCTATCTGCCCGGCTCGGTCGACCAGGAGCTCCTCGTCGAGGCGGAGCGGCTGCTCGACTACTCGCTGCGGGGCCAGTCCGACCTGCGCCGCGTGCTGCGGGACGGCTTCTGGGAGCACCTGCAGAAGTGCTACTGA
- a CDS encoding alpha/beta fold hydrolase encodes MSRPPTFSPPPGTRARVLETARGAFAVLDAAPARPTGEAGEVSEVKGVALLLPGFTGSKEDFIALLRPLAAAGYRAVAVDGRGQYESAGPDDESAYALGELARDALAQADALDGPAAGPPHLVGHSLGGLIARRAALLAPTGTFASLTLMSSGPGRIAPSQRTRATLLTDALATHSMAAVWEAMRAMDPPEDAEVDGGADNGALRARWLRNNPAQLIATGKQLCVEPDRVAELAALELPVHVLSGEHDDTWPVPLLDDMARRLGAHRTVVTGADHSPNTDRPEATAAALVSFWDGTR; translated from the coding sequence ATGAGTCGGCCCCCCACCTTCAGTCCGCCCCCGGGCACCCGCGCGCGCGTGCTGGAGACCGCGCGCGGGGCGTTCGCCGTACTGGACGCCGCGCCCGCCCGCCCGACCGGCGAGGCCGGCGAGGTCAGCGAGGTCAAGGGGGTGGCGCTGCTCCTGCCCGGGTTCACCGGCAGCAAGGAGGACTTCATCGCGCTGCTCCGGCCGCTGGCCGCCGCGGGCTACCGCGCCGTGGCCGTGGACGGGCGCGGGCAGTACGAGTCCGCGGGGCCTGACGACGAATCCGCCTACGCCCTGGGCGAGTTGGCGCGCGACGCGCTCGCTCAGGCCGACGCGCTCGACGGCCCGGCGGCCGGCCCCCCGCACCTCGTCGGCCACTCCCTCGGCGGTCTGATCGCCCGCAGGGCCGCGCTGCTCGCGCCCACCGGCACCTTCGCCTCGCTCACGCTCATGTCGTCGGGCCCCGGCCGCATCGCGCCGTCCCAGCGCACCCGCGCCACCCTGCTCACGGACGCCCTAGCGACGCATTCGATGGCGGCGGTGTGGGAGGCGATGCGGGCCATGGACCCGCCGGAGGACGCCGAGGTGGACGGCGGCGCGGACAACGGCGCCCTGCGCGCCCGCTGGCTGCGCAACAACCCGGCCCAGCTGATCGCCACCGGCAAGCAGCTGTGCGTCGAGCCGGACCGCGTGGCCGAGCTCGCCGCCCTTGAGCTCCCGGTGCACGTGCTGTCCGGCGAGCACGACGACACCTGGCCGGTGCCGCTCCTGGACGACATGGCCCGGCGCCTCGGGGCGCACCGCACGGTCGTCACCGGCGCCGACCACTCCCCCAACACCGACCGTCCGGAAGCGACCGCCGCCGCCCTCGTCTCCTTCTGGGACGGGACGCGCTGA
- a CDS encoding DEAD/DEAH box helicase, translating into MTLPVALSGTDVIGQAKTGTGKTLGFGLPLLERVVVPADVEAGRGTPDDLTQAPQALVVVPTRELCTQVTNDLLTAGKARNVRVLAIYGGRAYEPQVEALKKGVDVVVGTPGRLLDLAGQRKLNLKHVKCLVLDEADEMLDLGFLPDVEKIINMLPAKRQTMLFSATMPGAVIGLARRYMSQPTHIRATAPDDQGATVANIAQHVYRAHSMDKPEMVSRILQADGRGLAMIFCRTKRTAADIAEQLERRGFASGAVHGDLGQGAREQALRAFRNGKVDVLVCTDVAARGIDVEGVTHVINYQSPEDEKTYLHRIGRTGRAGAKGIAITLVDWDDIPRWQLINKALELDFNDPVETYSSSPHLYEEMNIPAGTKGVLPRAERTRAGLDAEEIEDLGETSARGGAKGRSRGRSRTAAAEEPAAERPDRTPRRRRRTRAGAPVSGAAETAAGTEAQPAEAPAAAPAAAEESAARTPRRRRRTRSGKSSETAEQ; encoded by the coding sequence ATGACGCTCCCCGTCGCGCTCTCCGGCACCGACGTCATCGGCCAGGCCAAGACCGGCACCGGCAAGACGCTCGGCTTCGGCCTTCCGCTCCTCGAGCGCGTCGTCGTCCCCGCCGACGTCGAGGCGGGCCGCGGCACGCCCGACGACCTCACGCAGGCCCCGCAGGCGCTCGTCGTCGTCCCCACCCGCGAGCTGTGCACCCAGGTCACCAACGACCTGCTGACCGCCGGCAAGGCGCGCAACGTCCGCGTCCTCGCCATATACGGCGGCCGTGCCTACGAGCCCCAGGTCGAGGCCCTGAAGAAGGGCGTCGACGTGGTCGTCGGCACCCCCGGCCGCCTGCTCGACCTCGCCGGACAGCGCAAGCTGAACCTGAAGCACGTCAAGTGCCTCGTCCTCGACGAGGCCGACGAGATGCTCGACCTGGGCTTCCTGCCCGACGTCGAGAAGATCATCAACATGCTTCCCGCGAAGCGCCAGACGATGCTCTTCTCCGCGACCATGCCGGGCGCCGTCATCGGCCTCGCCCGCCGCTACATGTCGCAGCCCACGCACATCCGCGCCACCGCGCCGGACGACCAGGGCGCGACCGTCGCGAACATCGCGCAGCACGTGTACCGCGCGCACTCCATGGACAAGCCCGAGATGGTGTCCCGCATCCTGCAGGCCGACGGCCGCGGCCTGGCCATGATCTTCTGCCGTACGAAGCGCACGGCCGCGGACATCGCCGAGCAGCTGGAGCGGCGCGGCTTCGCCTCCGGCGCGGTCCACGGCGACCTCGGCCAGGGCGCCCGCGAGCAGGCCCTGCGCGCCTTCCGCAACGGCAAGGTCGACGTGCTCGTCTGCACCGACGTCGCCGCCCGCGGCATCGACGTCGAGGGCGTCACGCACGTCATCAACTACCAGTCCCCCGAGGACGAGAAGACGTATCTGCACCGCATCGGCCGCACCGGCCGCGCGGGCGCCAAGGGCATCGCGATCACACTCGTCGACTGGGACGACATCCCGCGCTGGCAGCTGATCAACAAGGCGCTCGAGCTGGACTTCAACGACCCGGTCGAGACGTACTCCAGCTCCCCGCACCTGTACGAGGAGATGAACATCCCCGCCGGCACCAAGGGTGTCCTGCCGCGCGCCGAGCGCACCCGGGCGGGGCTCGACGCCGAGGAGATCGAGGACCTCGGCGAGACGTCCGCCCGCGGCGGCGCCAAGGGCCGGTCCCGTGGCCGCTCCCGCACCGCGGCCGCGGAGGAGCCCGCCGCCGAGCGCCCGGACCGTACGCCGCGCAGGCGTCGCCGCACCCGGGCGGGAGCCCCGGTGTCCGGTGCCGCGGAGACCGCCGCGGGCACCGAGGCGCAGCCTGCCGAGGCCCCGGCCGCCGCGCCCGCCGCCGCGGAGGAGTCGGCCGCGCGCACGCCGCGTCGCCGCCGCCGCACCCGCTCGGGCAAGTCCTCCGAGACCGCGGAGCAGTAG
- a CDS encoding ferritin-like fold-containing protein: METPDNAAQPGHDAADAGAAETPTGVAAQDWAKASADPQYRAAVVDLLGALAYGELAAFERLAEDAKLAPTLADKAELAKMASAEFHHFEQLRDRLAAVGAEPTEAMDPFVAALDGFHRQTAPSDWLEGLVKAYVGDSIASDFYREVAARLDGDTRRLVLGVLDDTGHASFAVEKVRAAIEADPRVGGRLALWARRLMGEALSQSQRVVADRDALSTMLVGGVADGFDLAEVGRMFSRITEAHTKRMAALGLAA, from the coding sequence ATGGAGACGCCTGACAACGCAGCTCAGCCCGGACACGACGCAGCCGACGCCGGGGCCGCCGAGACCCCCACCGGGGTGGCCGCCCAGGACTGGGCGAAAGCTTCCGCCGACCCGCAGTACCGCGCCGCGGTCGTGGACCTCCTCGGCGCGCTCGCCTACGGCGAGCTCGCGGCGTTCGAGCGCCTCGCGGAGGACGCCAAGCTGGCGCCGACGCTCGCCGACAAGGCGGAGCTGGCGAAGATGGCGTCCGCCGAGTTCCACCACTTCGAGCAGTTGCGGGACCGGCTCGCGGCGGTCGGCGCGGAGCCGACCGAGGCCATGGATCCCTTCGTCGCCGCGCTCGACGGCTTCCACCGGCAGACGGCGCCGTCCGACTGGCTGGAGGGCCTGGTCAAGGCCTACGTCGGCGACTCCATCGCCAGTGACTTCTACCGCGAGGTGGCGGCCCGGCTCGACGGCGACACGCGCCGGCTCGTCCTGGGCGTCCTCGACGACACCGGGCACGCGAGCTTCGCCGTGGAGAAGGTGCGCGCCGCGATCGAGGCGGACCCGCGCGTCGGCGGGCGGCTCGCGCTGTGGGCCCGACGGCTGATGGGCGAGGCGCTCTCGCAGTCGCAGCGGGTGGTGGCCGACCGGGACGCCCTGTCGACGATGCTGGTCGGCGGTGTCGCGGACGGGTTCGACCTCGCGGAGGTCGGGCGGATGTTCTCGCGGATCACCGAGGCGCACACCAAGCGGATGGCCGCACTCGGCCTGGCGGCCTGA
- a CDS encoding DUF3107 domain-containing protein, with protein sequence MEVKIGVQHAPREIVLESGQSAEEVESAVSEALTGKAPLLSLTDDHGRKVLVPADRLAYVEIGEPAQRKVGFGTL encoded by the coding sequence GTGGAGGTCAAGATCGGCGTGCAGCACGCGCCGCGCGAGATCGTTCTGGAGAGCGGTCAGAGCGCCGAGGAGGTCGAGAGCGCGGTCTCCGAGGCCCTGACGGGCAAGGCCCCGCTGCTGAGCCTGACGGACGACCACGGCCGCAAGGTCCTGGTCCCCGCCGACCGCCTCGCGTACGTGGAGATCGGCGAGCCGGCCCAGCGCAAGGTGGGCTTCGGCACCCTGTAG
- a CDS encoding TetR/AcrR family transcriptional regulator, producing MTAIEQTEAARPRGTRLPRRARRNQLLGAAQEVFVAQGYHAAAMDDIAERAGVSKPVLYQHFPGKLDLYLALLDQHCDNLLQAVRAALASTNDNKQRVAATMDAYFGYVEDDGGAFRLVFESDLTNEPAVRERVDKVTLQCAEAICEVIAEDTGLPEAESMLLASGLGGLAQVVARSWLHSDGGVPREKAVQLLTSLAWRGIAGFPLHGSEGH from the coding sequence GTGACAGCCATCGAGCAGACAGAGGCGGCACGCCCGCGGGGCACTCGCCTGCCGCGCCGTGCCCGACGCAACCAACTCCTCGGCGCGGCCCAGGAGGTCTTCGTCGCCCAGGGGTACCACGCGGCGGCGATGGACGACATCGCCGAGCGGGCGGGTGTCAGCAAGCCGGTGCTCTACCAGCACTTCCCCGGCAAGCTCGACCTCTACCTGGCGCTGCTCGACCAGCACTGCGACAACCTGCTGCAGGCGGTGCGCGCGGCCCTGGCCTCGACGAACGACAACAAGCAGCGCGTCGCGGCGACGATGGACGCCTACTTCGGGTACGTGGAGGACGACGGCGGCGCCTTCCGGCTCGTCTTCGAGTCGGACCTGACCAACGAGCCCGCGGTCCGCGAGCGCGTCGACAAGGTCACGCTCCAGTGCGCCGAGGCGATCTGCGAGGTCATCGCGGAGGACACCGGCCTGCCCGAGGCCGAGTCGATGCTGCTCGCCTCCGGGCTCGGCGGCCTCGCCCAGGTCGTCGCACGCTCCTGGCTGCACAGCGACGGCGGCGTCCCGCGCGAGAAGGCGGTGCAGCTGCTCACCTCGCTCGCCTGGCGCGGCATCGCGGGCTTCCCGCTGCACGGCTCCGAGGGCCACTGA
- a CDS encoding alpha/beta fold hydrolase, whose protein sequence is MSSTELPDVLAATVAPKPGAVGVVEGERMDSVTLPGMTLSVRTRPAADTGLPPALYVHGLGGSSQNWSALMPLLQDVMDGEALDLPGFGDSPPPDDGDYSVTGHARAVIRFLEARGRGPVHLVGNSLGGAVTTRVAAVRPDLVRTLTLVSPALPELRVQRTAVPTGLLALPGVAALFTRLTKEWTPEMRVRGVMELCYGDPAKVSPDAFAAAVREMERRLARPYFWDAMARSARGIVNAYTLGGQHGLWRQAERVLAPTLLVYGGRDQLVSYRMAHKAAAAFRDSRLLTLTEAGHVAMMEFPDAVAAGIRELVADAGELRDPRAVRKGGGVSDDRRDPGTSGTRS, encoded by the coding sequence ATGTCTTCGACCGAGTTGCCGGACGTGCTCGCCGCCACCGTCGCCCCCAAGCCGGGTGCCGTCGGTGTCGTGGAGGGCGAGCGCATGGACTCGGTCACGCTGCCCGGCATGACGCTCTCGGTGCGCACCCGGCCCGCGGCGGACACGGGTCTGCCGCCCGCGCTGTACGTGCACGGGCTCGGCGGCTCCTCGCAGAACTGGTCGGCGCTGATGCCGCTGCTCCAGGACGTCATGGACGGCGAGGCCCTCGACCTGCCGGGCTTCGGCGACTCGCCGCCCCCGGACGACGGGGACTACTCGGTCACCGGGCACGCGCGCGCGGTCATCCGCTTCCTGGAGGCGCGCGGGCGCGGCCCCGTCCACTTGGTGGGCAATTCCCTGGGCGGCGCCGTCACCACCCGCGTCGCCGCGGTCCGGCCCGACCTCGTGCGCACCCTCACCCTGGTCTCGCCCGCCCTGCCCGAGCTGCGGGTGCAGCGCACCGCCGTGCCCACGGGACTGCTCGCGCTGCCCGGTGTGGCCGCCCTGTTCACCCGGCTGACCAAGGAGTGGACGCCGGAGATGCGGGTGCGCGGCGTCATGGAGCTCTGTTACGGCGATCCGGCCAAGGTCTCGCCGGACGCGTTCGCGGCGGCCGTGCGCGAGATGGAGCGCCGCCTCGCGCGCCCCTACTTCTGGGACGCCATGGCCCGCTCGGCCCGCGGCATCGTGAACGCGTACACGCTCGGCGGCCAGCACGGCCTGTGGCGGCAGGCCGAGCGGGTGCTCGCGCCGACGCTGCTCGTGTACGGCGGCCGGGACCAGCTCGTGTCGTACCGCATGGCGCACAAGGCCGCGGCGGCCTTCCGCGACTCGCGGCTGCTGACGCTTACCGAGGCCGGGCACGTGGCGATGATGGAGTTTCCGGACGCGGTGGCCGCCGGGATCCGCGAACTCGTGGCTGACGCCGGTGAGTTGAGGGATCCTCGTGCGGTGCGCAAGGGCGGCGGCGTGAGCGACGACCGCCGCGATCCGGGTACGTCGGGTACGAGGAGCTGA